A genomic region of Hydrogenovibrio crunogenus contains the following coding sequences:
- a CDS encoding MATE family efflux transporter — protein sequence MPAIPFSSYQTEFKHLIRLAFPILLAQLALTGLGVVDTIMSGQVGTDDLAAIGLGTSLLFPVFMISTGILLALTPLVAKQKGRQNWQGITHYLHQSLWLSIPLGLFSLLTLMHLQWVLDLLTLSATVYQLTNDYLIYIAFGLPGIVLYQAFRFFWEGLGLTIPTMLISFFALLLNIPLNAVFIYGWGPVDAYGAAGCGIASALVMWAMFLVSVVYVLSSPKTRSLVCLKLSSFERPSWSKGISDILSLGIPNTLALLFEVSLFSFIALFIAQLGTVVIAAHQVAISYTSLAFMVPLSVAMAITVRVGEAYGQGSLKALKVSMRTGVGSAALFSGVIALFTYVMMQDIAALYTTDTKVILLAGTLLLFAAFYQVFDAVQVASAGALRGLHSTKVTMVVTFISYWLIGLGMGYVFAFTDWIIPKSGVAGFWLGIVLGLILAAVLLQVKLHVLVKRLTREGELA from the coding sequence ATGCCTGCAATACCTTTTTCGTCTTATCAAACCGAATTCAAACACCTGATTCGTTTAGCCTTCCCGATTTTATTGGCACAATTGGCTCTAACAGGCTTGGGTGTGGTCGATACGATCATGTCCGGTCAAGTTGGAACGGACGACTTGGCAGCCATCGGGTTGGGAACCAGTTTGTTGTTTCCGGTTTTTATGATCTCAACGGGTATCTTGTTAGCTTTAACGCCTTTAGTGGCGAAGCAAAAAGGGCGTCAAAACTGGCAAGGCATTACACATTATCTTCATCAGTCTTTATGGCTCTCAATTCCTCTAGGCCTTTTTTCTTTATTAACGCTGATGCATTTGCAGTGGGTGTTAGATCTATTAACCTTGTCTGCAACGGTTTATCAGCTAACAAACGACTATTTGATTTATATCGCATTCGGTCTGCCAGGCATTGTGCTCTATCAAGCATTTCGGTTCTTTTGGGAAGGGTTGGGTCTCACCATTCCAACCATGTTAATTAGTTTTTTCGCTTTATTGTTGAACATACCGCTCAACGCGGTATTTATTTATGGCTGGGGGCCAGTTGATGCTTACGGTGCAGCAGGGTGTGGTATTGCTTCCGCACTGGTGATGTGGGCCATGTTCCTAGTCAGTGTGGTTTATGTGCTGAGCTCCCCAAAAACCCGTTCTCTCGTCTGTTTAAAACTCTCTTCGTTTGAACGCCCGAGCTGGTCAAAAGGCATTTCCGATATCTTGTCGTTAGGCATCCCGAACACGTTGGCTTTATTGTTTGAAGTCAGTTTATTCAGTTTTATTGCCTTATTTATTGCGCAATTGGGGACTGTTGTCATTGCCGCTCACCAGGTGGCGATCAGCTATACCTCGTTGGCTTTTATGGTACCTCTCAGTGTGGCAATGGCGATTACAGTTCGAGTGGGAGAAGCTTATGGACAAGGGTCGTTAAAAGCGCTTAAAGTCAGTATGCGAACCGGAGTTGGGTCAGCAGCCTTGTTCAGTGGTGTAATCGCTTTATTTACCTATGTCATGATGCAAGATATTGCCGCTCTTTATACCACCGATACCAAAGTGATTCTTTTGGCGGGAACTTTATTGTTGTTTGCTGCTTTCTATCAAGTGTTTGATGCGGTGCAAGTTGCTTCAGCAGGCGCTTTAAGAGGACTGCACAGCACAAAAGTAACCATGGTTGTCACTTTTATCAGTTATTGGTTGATTGGTCTGGGAATGGGGTATGTATTTGCTTTTACCGATTGGATCATTCCAAAAAGCGGGGTCGCCGGCTTTTGGTTAGGTATTGTTTTAGGATTGATACTGGCCGCGGTTTTATTGCAGGTTAAGCTTCATGTATTGGTTAAACGATTGACAAGGGAAGGGGAGCTCGCCTAA
- the ampD gene encoding 1,6-anhydro-N-acetylmuramyl-L-alanine amidase AmpD, with protein MKSPLTLNPETHVFNEARYIESPNFDERPDEDDLDLVVIHGISLPPGQFGGRGVEQLFTNQLDPEEDPYYQQIQSLKVSSHLFIDRSGKLFQFVPLNRRAWHAGVSSFKGRSACNDFSIGIELEGTDKTPYTAAQYQTLKEVLTAIFKQYPSIPASHIQGHCDIAPGRKTDPGEYFMWQVLDDFLKDSV; from the coding sequence ATGAAAAGCCCATTAACACTTAACCCAGAAACCCATGTTTTTAACGAAGCACGGTATATTGAAAGCCCCAATTTCGACGAACGCCCAGATGAAGACGATCTAGATCTGGTTGTCATTCATGGCATCAGTCTACCTCCCGGGCAATTTGGTGGGCGAGGTGTAGAGCAGCTTTTTACCAATCAGTTAGATCCTGAAGAAGATCCTTATTATCAACAAATCCAATCATTGAAAGTGTCATCGCATCTATTTATTGACCGCTCTGGCAAGTTATTTCAGTTTGTGCCTTTGAATCGTCGCGCCTGGCATGCCGGTGTGTCGAGTTTTAAGGGGCGTTCTGCCTGTAATGATTTTTCCATTGGAATCGAATTGGAAGGTACGGATAAAACACCTTATACGGCAGCACAATACCAAACATTAAAAGAGGTGTTGACGGCGATTTTTAAACAGTACCCTTCGATTCCTGCCAGCCATATTCAAGGTCATTGTGATATTGCCCCTGGTCGAAAAACCGATCCTGGAGAATATTTTATGTGGCAAGTACTTGATGACTTTTTAAAAGATAGCGTTTAA
- the rpsF gene encoding 30S ribosomal protein S6: MRHYEVVFLVHPDQSEQVPAMIERYRGLIEENGGAIHRLEDWGRRQLAYLINKVHKAHYILMNIECDQKTLKELENLFYYNDAVLRDMFIKRNEAVTEPSVMASQKEDKRRGDK; this comes from the coding sequence ATGCGTCATTATGAAGTCGTATTTTTAGTGCACCCTGATCAAAGCGAACAGGTTCCAGCAATGATTGAGCGTTACCGTGGACTGATCGAAGAGAATGGCGGAGCCATCCACCGTCTTGAAGATTGGGGTCGTCGTCAACTAGCTTATCTAATCAACAAAGTTCACAAAGCTCACTATATCTTAATGAACATCGAGTGTGATCAAAAGACTCTTAAAGAATTAGAGAACTTGTTCTACTACAACGATGCCGTTTTGCGTGACATGTTTATTAAACGCAACGAAGCAGTGACTGAGCCTTCAGTAATGGCTTCTCAAAAAGAAGATAAGCGTAGAGGAGATAAGTAA
- the nadC gene encoding carboxylating nicotinate-nucleotide diphosphorylase produces the protein MTKIDYFTDLQNNIENALAEDVGSGDLTAGLIPDTRQATAQVIAKEAAVICGRPWFDKVVQQVNPNIEIEWFCEEGQSVPVNTLVCELRGQANSILTAERSALNFLQTLSATATITRQYIEQLQGSHTQLLDTRKTMPGLRLAQKYAVHCGGGTNHRIGLYDAILIKENHIMAAGNISKAVSLARKLHPNKTVEVETETLDEVKQAVDAGSDIIMLDNFTLEKLKEAVQLVNKKCKLEASGNVELPHLSKLAQTGVDYISTGAITKNIQAIDFSMRFTLEDTQ, from the coding sequence ATGACAAAAATCGACTATTTTACAGATCTGCAAAACAACATTGAAAACGCTCTAGCGGAAGATGTCGGCTCAGGAGACTTAACCGCCGGCCTGATTCCAGACACTCGCCAAGCAACGGCGCAAGTGATCGCCAAAGAAGCGGCGGTGATTTGTGGACGCCCTTGGTTCGACAAAGTCGTTCAACAAGTCAATCCGAACATTGAGATAGAATGGTTTTGTGAAGAAGGTCAATCGGTCCCGGTCAACACACTGGTTTGTGAGTTGAGAGGCCAGGCCAACAGTATTCTTACTGCGGAACGAAGTGCTCTAAACTTTCTGCAAACCCTTTCAGCCACCGCCACCATAACGCGACAGTATATTGAACAACTGCAAGGGTCACACACACAACTGCTCGACACACGAAAAACCATGCCCGGTTTAAGATTGGCGCAAAAATATGCGGTACATTGCGGGGGCGGAACCAACCACCGAATTGGTCTTTATGATGCCATTCTTATTAAAGAAAATCATATTATGGCGGCAGGTAATATTTCCAAAGCTGTTTCACTTGCGCGCAAGCTCCACCCAAACAAAACCGTTGAAGTCGAAACCGAAACATTGGATGAGGTAAAACAGGCTGTCGATGCCGGTTCAGACATTATCATGCTTGATAATTTCACATTAGAGAAACTCAAAGAAGCAGTCCAGTTGGTCAATAAAAAATGTAAACTGGAAGCGTCTGGAAACGTTGAACTGCCGCATTTATCGAAACTTGCCCAGACAGGGGTTGATTACATTTCAACAGGCGCCATTACGAAAAACATTCAAGCCATTGATTTTTCAATGCGCTTTACATTAGAGGATACGCAATAA
- a CDS encoding monovalent cation:proton antiporter-2 (CPA2) family protein yields the protein MFDHILLNIVFLLVITVGLVSISRRFHLPPILNYILVGIIVGPFGFGLIESEKSISFLAEFGIVFLLFSIGLEFSLTQMMSMRKMVFGYGGLQVLLTGAFVYFSCQMFGLDIETSIVVASAFALSSTAIVIKQLTEQSEIQTRHGRAAVGVLIFQDLMAIPLLILIPALGTASGDSLSSELGLAFLKGGIVVVVMLFAGRYLLRPLFHEVASSKSQELFTLTVLTVVLSAAAFTEEMDISMTLGAFLAGMMLGETEYRHQIEADIRPFQDILLGLFFITVGMMISPAVLQSDFFIIIAITLGIMLIKGIVIFGILKTFKKPEGVSIRTAVSLAQVGEFGLVLITLALSYELLSDELGQILLTSAVISMMITPLLVKFNGRIANRLCRQSYQNNFSEMENVIKEDTKFLSEHVVLLGFGRVGQTTAKFLEQAHVPFVALDMDIKRVHEAQQSGEPVYFGDSAKHSIIKATNLSKAKVAIITFHNYHAAIKTLKTLKDVAPELPILVRTQDDSHINEFMAAGATEVVPDTFESSIMLASHLLLMIGQPPSQVLRQTRAARKGRYSLLNGMYPGESDHTPFDNAQIGQVIQPIRINDSAFAVGKRLEELPFSELSINIKSVKRGSVRGDDPDVRTRIRAEDVLIVQGLPENIDKFEYYLNTGK from the coding sequence ATGTTTGACCACATTCTGCTGAATATCGTTTTTTTACTGGTCATTACGGTTGGATTAGTTTCCATTTCACGTCGTTTTCACCTTCCCCCTATTTTGAATTACATTCTCGTCGGGATCATCGTCGGTCCTTTCGGGTTCGGGTTGATTGAAAGTGAAAAAAGCATCAGCTTTCTGGCAGAATTCGGTATTGTTTTCTTACTATTCTCTATTGGTTTGGAATTTTCCCTAACACAAATGATGTCCATGCGCAAAATGGTATTCGGTTATGGAGGGCTACAGGTTTTATTAACCGGGGCTTTTGTTTACTTCAGTTGCCAGATGTTTGGACTTGACATCGAAACCAGTATCGTCGTTGCCAGTGCATTTGCTTTATCATCCACCGCCATTGTGATTAAACAGCTCACAGAGCAATCTGAAATACAAACTCGTCATGGTCGGGCTGCAGTTGGTGTTTTAATCTTCCAAGACCTTATGGCCATCCCTTTATTAATTTTAATCCCTGCATTGGGCACGGCCAGTGGCGATTCACTTTCTTCCGAGCTTGGCCTCGCCTTCTTGAAAGGTGGCATCGTAGTCGTCGTCATGCTGTTTGCAGGCCGTTACCTGTTGAGACCTTTATTCCATGAAGTGGCCTCATCAAAGTCTCAAGAACTTTTTACCTTAACGGTTTTAACCGTGGTTTTAAGTGCCGCCGCCTTTACCGAAGAAATGGATATTTCCATGACGCTCGGAGCATTTTTAGCAGGAATGATGCTAGGAGAAACCGAATATCGCCACCAGATTGAAGCGGATATTCGCCCTTTCCAAGATATCTTGTTAGGGCTTTTCTTTATTACCGTGGGCATGATGATTTCACCCGCTGTGTTACAAAGCGACTTTTTTATCATCATCGCAATTACGTTAGGCATCATGCTCATCAAGGGCATAGTGATTTTCGGCATTCTGAAGACCTTTAAGAAACCCGAAGGCGTCAGCATTAGAACAGCAGTGTCATTAGCGCAAGTCGGTGAGTTTGGACTGGTGTTAATCACTCTGGCATTGTCTTATGAACTGCTTTCCGACGAACTGGGGCAAATCCTATTAACATCTGCGGTCATCAGCATGATGATTACGCCACTACTGGTAAAATTCAATGGACGCATTGCGAACCGACTATGCCGACAAAGTTACCAGAATAATTTTTCAGAAATGGAAAATGTCATAAAAGAAGACACGAAATTCTTATCGGAACACGTGGTATTACTTGGATTTGGGCGCGTAGGCCAAACCACTGCTAAATTTTTGGAACAGGCTCATGTTCCTTTCGTAGCGTTAGACATGGATATTAAGCGTGTGCATGAAGCGCAACAAAGCGGCGAGCCTGTTTACTTTGGCGACTCTGCCAAACACAGCATTATTAAAGCCACCAATTTAAGTAAGGCGAAAGTTGCCATCATTACATTCCATAACTATCATGCCGCCATCAAAACACTGAAAACATTAAAGGATGTTGCACCAGAGCTCCCGATTTTAGTCAGAACACAGGATGACAGCCACATCAATGAATTCATGGCGGCAGGCGCAACCGAAGTGGTACCGGATACGTTCGAATCCAGTATCATGCTGGCCTCACACCTTTTACTGATGATTGGCCAGCCACCGAGCCAAGTTCTTCGACAAACGCGAGCTGCTCGAAAAGGTCGTTATAGCTTGTTGAACGGGATGTACCCGGGTGAATCCGACCATACTCCTTTTGACAATGCTCAGATAGGACAGGTTATTCAACCGATTCGAATCAATGACTCGGCCTTTGCCGTTGGTAAACGACTAGAGGAATTGCCTTTCTCAGAGCTTAGCATTAACATTAAATCGGTCAAACGTGGTTCGGTGAGAGGAGATGATCCGGATGTGCGTACTCGAATTCGAGCTGAAGATGTTTTAATCGTACAAGGGTTGCCGGAAAATATTGATAAGTTTGAATATTATTTGAACACAGGGAAATAA
- the alr gene encoding alanine racemase: MAYRPVKALIHLNALQQNLRQVKTFAPDSKVLAIIKSNGYGHGIERVAGQLTQADGYGVACIDEAIVLRQKGFLHPIVLLEGLFSEAELSIAIQHRLEFAVHSFLQLEWLKNSAIKTPLNIWLKLDTGMHRLGFQVHEIQNVIAELKALPAPVNIHLMSHFASADESEAFTQKQLSIFNQVAGNLKCPRSIANSAGVQRYPESHLDWVRPGIMLYGACATSETVPGLKPVMTLMSQIISLKWIEAGETVGYGQTWQASRRSLIAVVAIGYGDGYPRHAPSGTPVLIHGERMPLVGRVSMDMITVDVTDLAEKVTIGDEAILWGQGLPVDVIADACGTIGYELLCGVTQRVPRVEER, translated from the coding sequence ATGGCGTACCGACCGGTCAAAGCATTGATTCACTTGAATGCTTTACAGCAAAACCTTCGTCAAGTGAAGACCTTTGCGCCAGACTCTAAGGTGTTGGCCATTATCAAATCAAACGGATACGGTCACGGGATTGAGCGAGTGGCTGGACAATTGACTCAAGCTGACGGATATGGGGTTGCCTGTATCGATGAAGCAATCGTGTTGCGTCAAAAAGGTTTTTTACACCCCATTGTTTTACTGGAAGGCTTGTTTTCAGAAGCTGAGTTATCCATCGCGATTCAGCATCGTCTGGAGTTTGCTGTCCATTCTTTTTTGCAGTTGGAGTGGTTGAAAAACAGTGCCATTAAAACGCCTTTGAATATATGGTTGAAACTGGATACCGGAATGCATCGTTTAGGGTTTCAGGTACATGAAATTCAAAACGTCATTGCTGAACTAAAAGCCTTGCCGGCGCCTGTCAATATACACTTGATGTCCCACTTTGCTTCGGCCGATGAGTCGGAGGCCTTTACACAAAAACAGTTGTCCATTTTTAATCAAGTTGCCGGAAATTTAAAATGCCCGCGAAGCATTGCCAATTCCGCAGGGGTGCAGCGATACCCTGAAAGTCATCTCGATTGGGTTAGACCCGGCATTATGTTATATGGTGCTTGTGCCACCAGTGAAACCGTCCCCGGGTTGAAACCGGTCATGACTTTAATGTCTCAAATCATCAGTTTAAAATGGATCGAAGCTGGAGAAACGGTCGGATATGGCCAAACATGGCAAGCGTCACGTCGAAGTTTGATTGCGGTGGTGGCGATTGGATATGGAGACGGGTATCCTCGCCATGCGCCATCAGGCACCCCCGTTTTGATTCATGGTGAAAGAATGCCGCTGGTCGGACGCGTTTCAATGGATATGATTACAGTTGATGTAACCGATTTGGCTGAAAAAGTAACGATTGGTGACGAAGCGATTCTGTGGGGACAGGGATTGCCTGTCGATGTCATTGCGGATGCGTGTGGAACCATCGGTTATGAACTGCTGTGCGGTGTAACACAGCGTGTGCCTCGAGTTGAAGAGAGATAA
- the rpsR gene encoding 30S ribosomal protein S18, with amino-acid sequence MARGFGRKKFCRFTVEGVKEIDYKDLDTLKSYITETGKIVPSRITGTSAKYQRQLSTAIKRARYLALLPYTDQHK; translated from the coding sequence ATGGCTAGAGGTTTTGGAAGAAAAAAATTCTGTCGTTTCACTGTAGAAGGTGTTAAAGAGATTGATTATAAAGATCTTGATACTCTAAAAAGCTACATTACTGAAACAGGTAAAATCGTACCAAGCCGTATTACTGGTACGAGCGCTAAATATCAACGTCAGCTATCGACTGCGATTAAGCGTGCACGTTATTTAGCTTTATTACCATACACAGATCAACATAAGTAA
- a CDS encoding NUDIX domain-containing protein produces the protein MTDDAKKIELLKTHRAYDGFFKIDQLTFRHTLFEGGWSPVIERELFGRGEAVIVLLYDLKAEVVVLIEQCRAGALQHATLKNHQAWLIEPVAGMVEAGESNLVACKREAFEEAGVTHAEFEYICQFYPSPGGSDEILYLYAAEVDSESLPDYAGEASEVEDIRLIKMPFSQAKSKLMKAEFNVASTIIALQWLLFQKIEKSR, from the coding sequence GTGACAGATGACGCAAAAAAAATTGAATTACTCAAAACGCACCGAGCGTATGATGGTTTTTTTAAAATTGATCAACTGACTTTTCGCCATACCTTGTTTGAAGGCGGTTGGTCTCCAGTGATTGAAAGAGAACTCTTTGGTCGTGGTGAAGCGGTGATTGTCCTGTTGTATGACCTGAAAGCCGAAGTGGTTGTTTTGATTGAACAGTGCCGTGCCGGTGCGTTACAACATGCAACTTTAAAAAATCACCAGGCCTGGCTAATCGAGCCTGTTGCCGGTATGGTTGAAGCAGGTGAGTCTAATTTAGTTGCCTGTAAAAGAGAAGCGTTTGAAGAGGCCGGGGTTACCCACGCTGAGTTTGAGTATATCTGTCAGTTTTATCCCAGTCCGGGAGGCAGTGATGAAATTTTATATTTATACGCGGCTGAGGTGGATTCGGAATCATTACCGGATTATGCAGGCGAAGCCAGCGAAGTTGAAGATATCCGTTTGATTAAAATGCCTTTTTCACAAGCGAAATCTAAATTAATGAAAGCGGAATTTAATGTCGCCAGTACGATTATTGCCCTGCAATGGTTGTTGTTCCAAAAAATTGAAAAGAGTCGTTAA
- the dnaB gene encoding replicative DNA helicase encodes MSQEALFKTPPHSIESEQSVIGGLMLDNEKFSDISVILKAEDFYTQQHQLIYTAIVHLSERNKPFDLITVIEMLESTGKLPDVGDKQYLIDLVSNTPGSVNIEFYAETVREKAILRSLITVSNEISEASYFPQGKDIREVLDLAESKVMGIAEHGSGKQREYQTMEVLLNKAVSTIDERFNSDGSITGLATKLNDFDEVTSGLQNGDLIIVAGRPSMGKTTFSMNMAENIAMQGSPVAVFSMEMPGEQLVLRMISSIGRIDAERIRTGKLQQEDWPSLNKAVSMLSQAQVFIDDTPALMITDLRARARRIDKDIRDEQLKKAIEAGVENPESQVTGLGLIVIDYLQLMRGSTNTDNRVNEISEISRGLKAIAKELNVPVIALSQLSRNLEQRPDKRPKMADLRESGAIEQDADLIIFIYRDEVYNPDTEDKGTAEIILGKHRNGALANIRLTFIGQYTKFENHAGFDVPDDPY; translated from the coding sequence ATGAGTCAGGAAGCACTTTTTAAAACCCCGCCCCATTCAATTGAATCGGAACAGTCCGTCATTGGCGGATTAATGTTGGATAATGAAAAGTTTTCCGATATTTCTGTCATCTTAAAGGCAGAAGATTTTTACACTCAACAGCACCAACTGATCTACACTGCGATTGTTCATCTGAGCGAGCGCAACAAACCCTTCGACCTTATTACGGTTATCGAGATGCTGGAGTCGACCGGGAAGCTCCCCGATGTTGGCGATAAGCAATACCTCATTGACTTGGTTTCGAATACCCCCGGGTCGGTAAACATCGAATTTTATGCGGAAACGGTTAGAGAAAAAGCGATCTTACGCTCACTGATTACCGTATCGAATGAGATTTCAGAAGCCAGTTATTTCCCGCAAGGTAAAGACATTCGTGAAGTCCTGGATCTAGCAGAGTCAAAGGTGATGGGCATTGCTGAACATGGTTCAGGTAAGCAGCGTGAATACCAGACCATGGAAGTCTTGTTGAATAAAGCGGTCAGCACAATTGATGAACGTTTTAATTCGGATGGTTCAATTACCGGGCTGGCAACCAAGTTAAATGACTTTGATGAAGTGACGTCCGGTCTTCAAAATGGGGACTTAATCATCGTGGCGGGTCGACCGTCAATGGGGAAAACCACCTTTTCGATGAATATGGCTGAAAATATTGCAATGCAGGGTTCTCCCGTCGCGGTATTCAGTATGGAGATGCCGGGAGAGCAGCTTGTATTACGTATGATCAGTTCGATTGGTCGAATTGATGCCGAGCGCATCCGAACAGGGAAATTACAGCAGGAAGACTGGCCAAGTTTAAATAAAGCCGTCAGCATGTTATCTCAAGCGCAAGTATTTATTGATGATACGCCTGCCTTGATGATTACCGACTTACGTGCCCGTGCACGAAGAATTGATAAAGATATTCGAGATGAACAACTGAAAAAAGCCATTGAAGCGGGTGTTGAAAATCCTGAATCTCAAGTGACAGGCTTAGGGTTAATCGTAATCGATTATCTTCAATTAATGCGTGGTTCAACCAATACAGACAATCGTGTCAATGAGATTTCTGAAATTTCTCGTGGTTTAAAAGCCATTGCCAAAGAGTTAAATGTGCCTGTGATTGCTTTGTCTCAGCTCAGTCGTAACCTTGAACAGCGCCCTGATAAGCGTCCTAAAATGGCGGATTTGCGTGAGTCTGGGGCAATTGAGCAGGACGCAGATTTAATCATCTTTATTTATCGTGATGAGGTTTATAATCCGGATACGGAAGACAAGGGCACCGCTGAAATTATCCTTGGAAAACACCGAAATGGTGCGCTTGCCAATATCCGACTGACCTTTATCGGTCAATATACCAAATTTGAGAATCATGCCGGGTTTGATGTCCCTGATGATCCATATTAA
- the fldA gene encoding flavodoxin FldA — MSQVGLFYGTDTGNTERVADMIKDKIGSDIVEVHDIATASADDFAKYDKIILGQPTWYYGELQSSWDDFWDEFKEVDFTDKTFACFGLGDQADYAEYFLDAMGMMHDIALENGGIPAGYWSTDGYEFDESKAVTEDGEFFVGLAIDEDQQPEMTAERVDQWVDQVKEEMSL; from the coding sequence ATGAGTCAAGTTGGTCTATTCTATGGAACAGATACGGGCAATACAGAACGTGTTGCAGATATGATTAAGGATAAAATTGGCAGTGATATCGTAGAAGTGCATGATATTGCGACAGCAAGTGCTGATGATTTTGCCAAATATGACAAGATTATCCTTGGTCAACCGACTTGGTACTATGGTGAGCTCCAAAGTAGTTGGGATGATTTCTGGGATGAGTTTAAAGAAGTTGATTTTACCGATAAAACGTTTGCTTGTTTCGGATTAGGGGACCAAGCCGATTATGCCGAGTATTTCTTGGATGCGATGGGAATGATGCATGATATCGCTTTGGAGAACGGTGGTATTCCCGCTGGGTACTGGTCAACAGATGGTTATGAGTTTGATGAGTCCAAAGCCGTTACAGAAGACGGTGAGTTTTTTGTTGGGCTGGCCATTGATGAAGACCAGCAACCTGAAATGACTGCCGAGAGGGTAGATCAATGGGTGGATCAAGTTAAAGAAGAAATGTCTCTTTAA
- a CDS encoding DUF2232 domain-containing protein, with amino-acid sequence MLSVAKYVMKGPMQAFIATLILSVLTVWIAPFGVLVGAIIALVTLRIGETDGLKILAAAMMTTAGAALLMSGSVWPGVVAIVEYMLPVWLLSLVLKNTNSLALSLSLAMLIAGLGVIAFHLSVGDTTVWWQQVFNTYVLPVFNQTGTPFPEEMFSNLTEVATLLIAMFVIVLWFAILLLGRWWQSALYVPGQFREDFYEIRLPKNVALLAVFVALVGLFTQAGLIQDLSGVLMAGLMFQGLAVAHHAVNKRQMNSFWLGGLYVLLFLFPQTILILATIGLIDTWVDIRNRWSET; translated from the coding sequence ATGTTAAGTGTTGCTAAATATGTCATGAAAGGGCCGATGCAGGCTTTTATTGCAACACTGATTTTATCTGTACTAACTGTTTGGATTGCACCATTTGGTGTGCTGGTTGGAGCCATTATCGCGTTGGTGACATTGCGAATTGGTGAAACGGATGGCTTAAAAATCCTAGCGGCAGCAATGATGACAACGGCAGGGGCGGCTCTCCTGATGTCTGGTTCGGTCTGGCCAGGAGTGGTTGCCATTGTCGAGTATATGTTGCCGGTTTGGCTGCTGAGTTTGGTGTTGAAGAACACCAATTCATTAGCCCTGAGTTTAAGTTTAGCTATGCTGATAGCCGGATTGGGTGTTATTGCATTTCATCTGTCTGTCGGTGATACAACAGTATGGTGGCAACAGGTATTTAATACCTATGTGTTACCGGTGTTTAATCAAACTGGAACCCCGTTCCCGGAAGAGATGTTTAGCAACTTGACCGAAGTGGCGACCTTGCTGATTGCAATGTTTGTCATCGTGTTATGGTTCGCCATTCTTTTATTGGGACGTTGGTGGCAGAGTGCTTTGTATGTTCCGGGGCAATTTCGTGAAGATTTTTACGAAATTCGTCTTCCGAAAAACGTCGCTCTGTTAGCCGTGTTTGTAGCGTTAGTTGGATTATTTACCCAAGCAGGGTTGATTCAAGATTTATCAGGTGTGTTGATGGCAGGCTTGATGTTTCAAGGATTGGCCGTCGCACATCATGCTGTGAATAAACGACAAATGAACTCATTTTGGTTAGGCGGACTCTATGTTTTATTATTTTTGTTTCCTCAAACGATATTGATTTTAGCGACCATTGGTTTGATAGACACGTGGGTGGATATTCGAAATCGATGGTCAGAGACCTAA
- the rplI gene encoding 50S ribosomal protein L9 — MNVILLEKVQNLGSLGEQVAVKSGFARNFLIPQGKAKPATKENIAEFEARRAELEKLAAEALASAQAVYEKMNGTVVTIESVAGDEGKLFGSIGTADIADALSNAGFDVERKNIRMPEGALRYVGTFEFDVELHSDVVASITVEVKATEE, encoded by the coding sequence ATGAATGTTATTTTGCTTGAAAAAGTACAAAACCTAGGTTCATTAGGTGAGCAAGTTGCGGTTAAGTCTGGCTTTGCGCGTAATTTCTTAATCCCACAAGGAAAAGCAAAACCAGCAACCAAAGAAAATATTGCTGAGTTTGAAGCGCGTCGTGCTGAGCTTGAAAAATTAGCAGCAGAAGCATTAGCGTCTGCGCAAGCTGTTTATGAAAAAATGAACGGCACAGTTGTAACGATTGAGTCTGTTGCAGGTGACGAAGGAAAGTTATTCGGTTCTATCGGAACAGCAGATATTGCAGATGCATTATCAAATGCTGGTTTTGATGTTGAGCGTAAGAATATTCGTATGCCAGAAGGTGCTTTACGTTATGTGGGTACGTTCGAATTTGATGTTGAGCTACACTCTGATGTGGTTGCATCAATCACAGTTGAAGTCAAAGCAACTGAAGAATAA